Part of the Lotus japonicus ecotype B-129 chromosome 6, LjGifu_v1.2 genome, ATATACTGTAAATCCTAGAACAAAATTAAAACTAGTCATGTAAGTGTCAAGATCAATGGAGATGAATGTCTAATTAAATAATATCCCAAAGAACATTATGTGCTGTATGCTGTGAATGATAAGTAGAGATCACGGAGCTGAAGTTGAAGCTACCTGAGTGCCACTGGTTACTGGCCTCAAAATAGCACCAGCACCAGCAACCCTAGCTTTTGCGCTGGATATAGATGGTAGGCGAGATCCAAGTGCAGTTGCTGAGCGGTATACAACATTTAGGACCCTTGTCTGTTCAACCTGGTCCCGTAAATCATTTAACCAAGACGATGCAGTGACCtgatgaaaaccaatttgaGTAAGAAACAGGTAAAATTACATCACAAATCAAGTGGGGTGTCTATTGCCACGCTTATTTAATTAACACGGGACAGTGCCAAACCGCAAATTAATGAAGTGATGAAAATCAACATTAATGTTGGCCAAAACAATCTCAAGTAAGAGGTAAAGCTAGAGCACCTCAGATCGGAGATCATCaattgaggaagttgagaatgTGGGCACTAAGTCAGAACCATTTATGATGGTAGTGATAAAGTGCTTTCCCGATTCTGCTAACTCCCATGTCATACACGCAGCTGCAAACATGACAATTATGATACAAGTAATTAGCAACAGCAATACAATGTCATAAAGCAAATCCAGCAAGAAAAATAATCAAACAGAATCATGGACAAAtccaaaacaaacaaatatCATAGGATGAATTCCATTCATTGCTCATCTCTTtagtgttcatttgaaaaacgCAACTATACACCTTACTTAAACTTTATGATTATGAGACCAAAATAGGCATTATTGCAACTAAGTGTTAAAACTGTAACAGAAAATCATTACTTTTGTCATCAAACAAATACAGATTTTCTAAACTACATAGATAGTACACCTCACGCTTTATAGTAATAAAGTCAATTGAGATCTATATCAAAACTGAGGAAAACCCAGTGAACTTGCCCAGTTAATCAAGATCTTGAAGTAGAGTTCAAATAATACAAAAAATAATGAATTATCTAGTTACTCAATTGAATACAAACTTTATATATAAAGTAGTATAGCTGCATACCTGGGGCAAATGTGACACAAGTGCTTGAAGAGAACTCTTTCTGCTCTCTAAGAATATATGTTAATAGTGCAGCAGTACCACCACCAAGTGAGTGCCCAACAATCTATGGAAAGATCAAAATAACTACTCTTTAGTAAGCACACTTATATGGGCTTGTTACCCATGTATATGATAGTCAcatgataaaataaaagaaaaatacaattttaaaatgaaaaaataaattatgaaagAAAATGGGTGAAAGTGACGCACCCCTATACTAATCATCCAAACAGAATATTAGAGAAATACCTTGACTTTGAAGTCTGGACATTCACCAAGAGCCTTAAGTAGGGTAGGAGTGCAGAGCTTTGCAATCCAACGAGCAGCAGCAACCATACCGCAGTGTGCATACCCTAAAACCAAGTTGCTTATCCCACCATCAGTTAAAACCGAATGGTGAAAGGGCACAACAGCACCAGTTGCAGCTGTCAGCGTGTCTTTAATGCTGTGAGTACCCCGGATCAATAGAAGTAAACATTTTGACTGTTCATCACGTATTATTGTGAAAGCAGGCTTCAGAAGCTGCAAACATATGCCATACCATATAATCAAATTGCagaaaaaaatgaacaaaaaaatCAGAAATACTTTAGCAGTTGAAAGTAAGATAGGAACAAAAGGTAAGGAAATAGAAAATACATGCTTTTCCAAGAAAAAATAGGACAGGTTTTGCAAGATTTAATGAACAGCCCAGGTTATTATATGATAGAGAATTCATAACATCTCAGTTGTGCACAATATAAGAGTACCCTCATGCCTTTTTTTAACATTAACAGCATGTCTCTGATTGCTTGAACAGATTAGTCTACACTCAACGAACATTCCAGACTTATCTCAATATTGACAGCTCAGTGAACGGGGTAGCGAGAAAAATTAGTTTCACCAAAGGtagttgaaaattgaaataggGTAAGATAAACGTAACATTTTctgacagaaaaaaaaaaacagggtaGCCATGTTTTATACACACTTTAACCTCTTGTGGGTTCAAATTTTGTTAAAATACATGTtgtatttatttaatataaaactCAGATCACTTTTTTATGCAAGGCATACCCACTTACACTACAAAACATGAGTTTTACATGATGTCAAAGACCAAGGGATCATGAAAAAATTAGTGGTCAAACTCAAAATTAAAACCAGGGGTCACTTTCAAATTGCCATATAGTGCAAGGAGTCCTGAAGCACAGTTCCCTCTTATCTCTCAGAGACAATGGAGCTTTCCATTTCACCAGTGTTAGGAACATATACCGCTAAATCTAGGGACAAAGCTGAAGAGCGACATGCAAGAGCACTCCGTGTCATATAAAACTAATACAAGGATATACATTTTCATAGGATTGACATGTTAGACCTGAACAAAAATAATGTTTTTGTGGTATTAATAATGGTCTtcagtttctttttctttcttttcaaataCAGACAGAATCAAGACAATGACCTTAGGATTCAATCCATTGGCATTTTCTTATGAACGGCGGTAAGAATGAGTCCATGTTCCCTAAACACATCTAGGTGGCTGAGTCTGAACCTCTGTTTGTTTGTGATTGTATGTATGATTTGTCTTACTCCTCTCCACCCCTCACCCcccaaaacataaaaaattatctAAATAAAGAGCATAGAGACATAAGAGTGAATAAGGACAAAGCATACCGCAGCTTTAGGCTTCTGCAAGAGCACATCATCCAGGGTTAATCCAGCAGAATCCAAAAACACAGGAAATGGCTTCTTAGAGAAAAGCATGCACAGTGTCAACAGCCTCAATAACTCATATAACTCCACAATTATTTCATCCCCTTTGAGTTGTACACAATCACTCCCAGCATACACACTAGCAACTTGCAAATTACCCTGCAAATTCACACACACAGACACAAAACACCTATCACTTCCAAACATTCAAATTCTACCAATAACTTCAGAAAACCTCACACCATTCAACAACCCCAGAAACACAAAAACTGAAGTTACAGTGAAATTGAGCAGAATTTTTTCAGAAACTCACCTGCTTCCTCATGAAGTAGTTGATCCCAAACGCCAAATCACCAATAGGCCACTTCCCAAGCGTCTCAGAGTACGTGAACCTCAACGTCTCCGACAACGTAACGATCGATTCAAGCAGCGTCGCCGGCGCCTGAGCCGGCCGCCGTGAGATCCTCCTCCGGCGAAGCGATCTACTCGATTTCGACAAATCATCATCGCCGGAGTGATCCTCATCCTCCACCTCCTTCCTGGCGAGCCTCCGGCTCACGTAGTACAGCATCACCGCCGCTCCGGCCGCCGTCGCCATTGTCCCCGCCGCCATCCCGATATCGGGGACCCACCACCGGAAAACGCGTCAAGAAATCGAAAAAAACCACCAAAAGAATGATTGAATGAACGAAACGAGAGCGAATTGAATAATGGGTAAGAGGGAAATGAAATGGGGTTTGGAAAAAGATAATAAATTTGGGGTTTTAAGGTTGAAATCGGAAACTTTGtagagaggttgaagaagagaGAGCGTGGTGGTGTTGTGGTTTTGCTTTCTGGGGGAGGTTGGTTATAGAAGCTTGGTCTACTCTCAAATGACTATAATGCCCTTGATTGTTTGATGGTTTGGGGATTGTGATAGGGGTGGATTGGGGAGAATAGAGGATTATGTATGATGAGTGAGAGAGTGGGCACGTTTGGGAGGATGAACATGGATTAACAAGTAAAGAATTTATTTGTTTAACAGGATTTAGGGGAAAAGGCTTATAAGTTTGTCGCATCTTGAATTTCACATAAAGTACTTCTATCTAATCTTATAtatatcttaattattattaatgtTGGAGATTAATTTGCTTTATAACAACTTCTTAAGTGGTTTCAAAAAAGAACTTCTTAAGTTAGTTCATAATTTGTTGCTTAGCTTAGATGTATTTTAAAACTACAAAAGAGGTTTGTTTGTATTGTAAACTGAGATGGAGAAAATGTGAGGTAAGTTTTATAGAAGTAAGTAGTTTGTCTACCTTTCAGTTTTCTTCAAATGAGGAAAGAAACAAGCTCCaagagttttatttttttcaatcttTATTTTTTGTCATTTAATCCTTAAAGATATAAAAATTGTGCACTTTTAGTCCGTCAAAACACCTTAGTAGGAGAGTAAAATCCAATTATTTCATTAAATGTaggaaatgaaaaattaaaagatcaaTTTCATAAAATATCACACATTCATAAAGTGTTTTAACTTTTGATTCAATCATACCTCATTCTTATTGGCTTGGATAGCCTAAATGGTACTTgatgaatgaaatttttttaagTCCTGGATTTAAATCTCACTAGTATCtagataccaaaaaaaaatttataccttattctttcttattttcacccactttatttttctatttatttattatttatctatCACATCACATCATCATCATATCTCTTTTATGtacttatatattttttaataaaaatggtAGCATAGAGAGAAAGTATTTTCCAAACTACCAAGCATGACACCAATTATGGGTTGGGAATACTATCAAAAACACACTTTTAAATACCCATAATCGGCTACTACCGGAAGTGGATTCGCGTTATGCCAACATGACCTCCGAGGATTAATGTTTGGTGCACATATGATTTCCACCTCTGTCTTGGataatatgaagagaaaaaagagaaaagagtaaTATGATATGTAATGTAACAAGAAATGTAAAGAGATATAAGAAGAAAAATGTATAAAAttagatggaagagaaagtaaaGTGTGAATAAATCATTAATCACATTCGAGCATGGTAGATCTCTTTAAATAGAATTGTTCACCAACATTTTACTGTATCTATGAAACTTTATTATGCACAAAAACTTGAATAAAGAGGAAGCAAAAATGATTGGTAGACATAGCTACAATGTTAACCACTTTGGACATTTCATTTTGTGGCAGTTTTTAGCTGCCACAAAttgaaaagttaattttttatggttttttttttcacaacgTTTTAATTTGTGGCGGTTAAAAAGCGCCATAAAAATGTCTAAAGTAATAGATACATTAGAGTGGTTCGTGAATCACCACCAAAGAGGAAGTGAGGATTTCCAATTGCAAGTCAAGGAGTAGAGAGGGTGGGTCCGCGGTTCAGGTTACACGGTGCAATAGAATAGATTGGTGGCTGGATCCAACCCAACATTGACAATACATGGTTGATGATGTATGATATAACTTAGAATGGTGTACACTTGGCTTGGTTCATTTGTGCCTATAACATTATGGGTACAATGTTGGAAAATAGTATTGAACTTGACATGTCTGAATATCTTATAGACAGTTTTGGTAATAATTTATGGTGTTTTGTCTTTAAAATATTAAGTGGCTATTAGGAGAAGATTATACAAAGTGAAAAGGTGAGGATGTATCATTCTGTGGTTGGAAACTCCCGCGGCGGAAAGGTGAGTGGGATGTTGACGTGTTTGTTCGTCAATATTTCATCCACAAAAAATTACATGTGTATATGATTGTTACGTGTTTAAAATGACATAACAAGCGACATGATCTGAATAAACTAATTCATTAAGTAAATTCAAATTGCCTCTTATAATAATATCATGATCACATCAtggttttttctttaatttaaaaaatatgctTCATTGGATATGAATAATGGTTTGTTGACACTTCATTTACATTTACACTTGAgataaataggaaaagaaaagagataaatgagttttatttttttaaagcaagagataaatgagtgatatgatatgaGATGTGACAAAAAATATAGGCCtcgtttggataaacagctcataagcgcttatgacatatgcgcttattcataagctatttttaaaaatttattgaaataaattaaaaataagctgtgtataagcataagctgtttttcataagctatcctgagtagcttatgaaaataagctgaaaatagcttatggcagaccataagctgtttgcataagctctcccaaacactggcataagagcttatgctgtcagataagctcaaataagctcttccaaactgggccataATGTGAAAGCTTTTAGCATAAGATCCAACCTTGCTCATAAGATCAACCCATGTCaaggaaaataaaaaccaaGATGCAAACTGATTacgtgtgtgtttggttttcagttcacACACGTTTCGAGACAGTTTCAACTGAAAAACACGAATTCCAATGTGCGAATGTGAAAGTAACTCCTAGGTTCCGTTGGATTGAAAGTGTTTTCCAGTTGATCTcaactgaaatccaaacacactctaCATCAAAAGCACAAAACCAGCCTAAAGGACATAACCTAAAGATAAGACAGTTATAAGCAAAAACCAGACACTTGGATGGGAGTTCAGGACCCTAACAGCTTGAAACTAATCCTGCAACTACAACAGTACCTAAAAACCAGCAGAGACAGTAAAATCTTGTAGTTGATATCTTCCTTTCTCACTTGAGAGCCTCCAACTTTGATCTCCAACTCCAAGGTCCAACCAAGAATAAAGCCAGCAGACAGCAAGGGTCTGCAATGAAATGTAATAGAAATTTGTCAGACACTAGATAAGACTAAATCCATATAGTTAATAAACAGTTGATAGCAATCTCATTCTGCTGCACAACAAAGATTTTGTTAACTGcaaaataaatgaagaaaacaaAACAGTAAAACATAATAGCAAGCACCACTTGCTTTAAGTATTGTTAATTGCAGGCTTTTCTGCTTCCATCTGCATTTCCATCTCTTGGAGAAATTTGAGCAATTCATCTAAAGCAATATTAGGATCTTCATGTCTTATTAGTTGCTCTGCCACTACTGCAGGTGTAACTTCTATTTTCTCCAATAGCTCTTCAATTTGATCAAACAGTGGATGATGATCATGGTCTTGAATGTCAAGATAATTGGACACTAAGATTCTGAATGCCTTGGCTTTAAGGAAGGAAAGATTAATGTGCATGTCCATTCGACCAGGTCGTAGCAGCGCTGGATCAATTCTGTCCTTGTGGTTTGTtgtaaatattataattttctcatcACCACTTCCAGACCACAACCCATCCATATAGTTAAGCAAACCAGACAAGCTAAACCTGTGATGCTgtaattttggaaaaaaataactTAAGTTACATAAATGATTATAAATTGatgattaaattaaattcaaCTTATTCTGATCAACATTgtaattgcaaaaaaaaaaagaactagcACCTTGTCCTTCCTATCTCCATGGTCATTACTATCCCGTGATCGAGCATGAACCTCTTTGTTGCAGTCTATGTCTTCAATCACTATAATGGAACGCTTTGGTGTGC contains:
- the LOC130723426 gene encoding uncharacterized protein LOC130723426, with the translated sequence MAAGTMATAAGAAVMLYYVSRRLARKEVEDEDHSGDDDLSKSSRSLRRRRISRRPAQAPATLLESIVTLSETLRFTYSETLGKWPIGDLAFGINYFMRKQGNLQVASVYAGSDCVQLKGDEIIVELYELLRLLTLCMLFSKKPFPVFLDSAGLTLDDVLLQKPKAALLKPAFTIIRDEQSKCLLLLIRGTHSIKDTLTAATGAVVPFHHSVLTDGGISNLVLGYAHCGMVAAARWIAKLCTPTLLKALGECPDFKVKIVGHSLGGGTAALLTYILREQKEFSSSTCVTFAPAACMTWELAESGKHFITTIINGSDLVPTFSTSSIDDLRSEVTASSWLNDLRDQVEQTRVLNVVYRSATALGSRLPSISSAKARVAGAGAILRPVTSGTQVVMKRAQSVAEAVVRTRSSLSSWSCMSARRRNVSSSPNSKTEVLSETSLIIADTCTKSLLTEETVSDSLLKDEHSSSSGGSGHDDTDEEEQLIPANQDVTTSTVDDITEGQLWYELEKELQKQESTINIHAQEEEAAAAKEITEEENQLVDAAECSDSITTTENLDNHRFYPPGRIMHIVSVPSSSDDSNSDSDNPPVEEHVCLYETPRELYSKLWLSRTMINDHYMPMYKKMMELLIRELEKDSSCNTIRI